A single Crateriforma conspicua DNA region contains:
- a CDS encoding sulfatase-like hydrolase/transferase: protein MKTERSERFGTGHPLHASLRCWMAGGLVVFAAIGSLCDTVVRAESAQTRAPNLLWIVTDDHRSDSIQAYNRAVYGQDDSPLGHVESPNIDRLAGEGVLFTRVFCNAPVCAPSRGSMHTGRYPFRNGHYAFEITHQAPDFVRPTVSQTLRDHGYQTALFGKPGHYIFRWGPGQGYNDAGLFDTEVDFKHDLQKNGIGEIFTGVRFGKRQGRTQVIGTAEKVLYPDGRTKEYFISRVGEDLTPEDLAARREVDQQFDLLRSYTRSNPSLIIGGVNPKPAGKTIDAAVVDEYTRYLTNRDSEYLTAWGKSQRGVDTERPVFIHLSFHLPHTPVLPPKSFRDRFAQYSYKVPEFDKSDVERLPPQMQRMYQATKIDDLTPEEKQTAIQDYYAFCAYGDALIGDAVDKFKAYCESRDADYRILFTIGDHGWHLGEQGIEAKFTPWRQSVSDSVILVSSDKNAVVPGTVCDQLVEYVDFAPTLLASAGLDIHSERFDYLDGYSLFDVIDGKRPERQYAVGEINVIVGPRAYLHTDRFRFSMRTRPFDNLVNKNQLGQDLRWALDAPAEEVDLMLYDLAVDPLERRNVAGQSEYRELAEWFRQKLGRIVLGDGRAECDWSMENTFHISDFALGADDKKLDIPPEIIPEPAMAVSKR, encoded by the coding sequence ATGAAAACAGAACGCAGCGAACGCTTTGGAACCGGGCATCCACTTCACGCTTCCTTGCGGTGCTGGATGGCCGGCGGGCTGGTCGTGTTTGCTGCGATTGGTTCCTTGTGCGATACGGTCGTCCGTGCCGAGTCCGCACAAACACGAGCACCGAACCTGCTTTGGATCGTGACCGATGATCATCGGTCCGATTCGATCCAAGCTTATAACCGGGCGGTTTATGGTCAGGACGACAGTCCACTGGGCCATGTGGAATCGCCGAACATCGACCGATTGGCGGGTGAAGGCGTCTTGTTTACTCGAGTGTTTTGCAACGCGCCCGTTTGTGCGCCTTCCCGCGGTTCGATGCATACGGGACGTTACCCGTTTCGTAATGGCCATTATGCGTTTGAAATCACGCACCAGGCCCCCGATTTTGTGCGTCCCACCGTATCGCAAACCCTTCGCGATCACGGGTATCAAACCGCGTTGTTCGGCAAACCCGGTCACTACATTTTCCGATGGGGGCCCGGACAGGGATACAACGATGCCGGTTTGTTTGACACCGAAGTCGACTTTAAACACGACCTGCAAAAAAACGGCATCGGCGAAATCTTCACCGGCGTGCGGTTCGGGAAACGCCAAGGACGCACCCAGGTGATCGGAACCGCCGAAAAGGTGTTGTATCCCGATGGCCGGACCAAGGAATATTTCATCAGTCGCGTGGGTGAAGACCTAACGCCCGAGGACTTGGCGGCCCGGCGCGAAGTGGATCAACAGTTCGATCTGCTGCGCAGCTACACGCGGTCCAATCCGAGTTTGATCATCGGTGGCGTCAACCCAAAGCCGGCCGGGAAGACGATCGATGCGGCCGTGGTCGATGAGTACACTCGATATCTGACGAACCGCGACAGCGAATATCTGACCGCCTGGGGAAAATCACAGCGGGGCGTCGATACAGAACGTCCTGTGTTCATCCACCTCAGTTTTCACTTGCCCCACACCCCCGTGTTGCCGCCCAAATCATTCCGCGATCGGTTTGCACAGTATTCGTACAAGGTTCCGGAGTTTGATAAGTCTGACGTGGAACGATTGCCGCCACAGATGCAGCGGATGTATCAGGCGACGAAGATCGATGACTTGACGCCCGAGGAAAAACAAACGGCCATTCAAGATTACTATGCGTTTTGTGCCTATGGCGATGCTTTGATCGGCGACGCGGTCGACAAATTCAAAGCGTATTGTGAATCACGCGACGCAGACTATCGGATTCTGTTCACCATCGGCGACCACGGATGGCACTTGGGGGAACAAGGGATCGAAGCCAAGTTCACGCCGTGGCGACAATCGGTATCCGACTCGGTCATCTTGGTGTCGTCGGATAAGAATGCGGTTGTTCCAGGGACGGTTTGTGACCAGCTGGTGGAATATGTCGATTTCGCGCCCACGTTGTTGGCGTCCGCCGGTTTGGACATTCACAGTGAACGCTTCGACTATCTGGACGGATACAGTTTGTTTGACGTGATCGACGGCAAGCGACCGGAACGGCAATATGCGGTGGGCGAGATCAACGTGATCGTTGGGCCGCGAGCCTATCTGCATACCGATCGTTTTCGTTTCTCGATGCGGACGCGTCCCTTCGACAACTTGGTGAACAAGAACCAGTTGGGCCAGGATCTGCGTTGGGCGTTGGATGCACCGGCGGAGGAAGTGGACCTGATGCTGTACGACTTGGCAGTTGATCCGCTGGAACGGCGAAACGTCGCCGGTCAGTCGGAGTATCGAGAGCTTGCCGAGTGGTTTCGTCAAAAGCTGGGGAGGATTGTTTTGGGGGACGGTCGGGCGGAGTGTGATTGGTCGATGGAGAACACGTTTCACATCAGTGACTTTGCCCTTGGGGCGGACGACAAGAAGCTGGACATTCCGCCGGAGATCATTCCAGAGCCAGCGATGGCTGTTTCGAAGCGTTGA